From the genome of Streptomyces sp. NBC_00659, one region includes:
- a CDS encoding Gfo/Idh/MocA family protein, whose translation MSPVASVVTLAVVGAGDRGTGHARWALDHPERARVVAVAEPRETRRNRFAAAHGLEPDASVDDWRVLAARGRIADAVLVCTLDREHLEPVLEFAALGYHILLEKPMALTEDECRRIVDAVEKAGVILSVGHVLRYTRYTRAVKEVVDSGRLGDVVNVQHLEPVGFWHQAHSFVRGNWARTDRATSMLMAKSCHDIDWLQYVLGQPPVRVSSFGRLSHFRPENRPEGAADRCLDCAVENTCPYSARREYGDRLARGEHHWPLSVLVDDFTPEALETALREGPYGRCVYACDNDVVDHQVVSMEFASGATATFTMTAFTEQADRRTRIFGTRGELRGDGGSLSVYDFLTRTEEAVDLAGPGGTDAAGGHGGGDAGLMDAFVAAVATGNPDLVKSGPRESLTSHLTVLAAERARHAGTVEDV comes from the coding sequence ATGTCTCCCGTCGCCTCCGTTGTCACACTCGCCGTCGTCGGTGCCGGGGACCGCGGGACCGGTCACGCGCGCTGGGCCCTGGACCACCCGGAACGGGCCCGGGTGGTGGCCGTCGCCGAGCCCCGGGAGACCCGGCGCAACCGGTTCGCGGCCGCCCACGGCCTGGAACCGGACGCCTCGGTGGACGACTGGCGGGTACTGGCCGCCCGCGGCCGGATCGCGGACGCCGTGCTGGTCTGCACCCTCGACCGCGAACACCTGGAGCCCGTCCTGGAGTTCGCGGCCCTCGGCTACCACATCCTGCTGGAGAAGCCGATGGCCCTGACCGAGGACGAGTGCCGGCGGATCGTCGACGCCGTGGAGAAGGCCGGGGTGATCCTCTCGGTCGGACACGTCCTGCGCTACACCCGGTACACCCGCGCCGTGAAGGAGGTGGTGGACTCCGGCCGGCTCGGTGACGTGGTCAACGTCCAGCACCTGGAACCCGTCGGCTTCTGGCACCAGGCCCACTCCTTCGTCCGGGGCAACTGGGCCCGCACGGACCGGGCGACGTCCATGCTGATGGCCAAGTCCTGCCACGACATCGACTGGTTGCAGTACGTCCTCGGCCAACCCCCCGTCCGCGTCTCCAGTTTCGGGCGCCTCTCGCACTTCCGGCCCGAGAACAGGCCCGAGGGCGCCGCCGACCGCTGCCTCGACTGCGCGGTGGAGAACACCTGCCCCTACTCCGCCCGGCGCGAGTACGGCGACCGGCTCGCCCGCGGCGAACACCACTGGCCGCTGAGCGTGCTCGTCGACGACTTCACCCCCGAGGCCCTGGAGACCGCCCTGCGCGAGGGCCCGTACGGGCGGTGCGTGTATGCCTGCGACAACGACGTGGTCGACCACCAGGTGGTGTCGATGGAGTTCGCCTCCGGGGCCACCGCCACCTTCACCATGACCGCCTTCACCGAACAGGCCGACCGCCGGACCCGGATCTTCGGGACCCGCGGCGAACTGCGCGGCGACGGCGGGAGTCTGAGCGTCTACGACTTCCTGACCCGGACCGAGGAGGCCGTCGACCTCGCGGGCCCGGGCGGCACGGACGCGGCGGGCGGCCACGGGGGCGGTGACGCCGGACTGATGGACGCCTTCGTCGCCGCCGTCGCCACCGGGAACCCCGACCTGGTGAAGTCGGGCCCGCGCGAGTCCCTGACCAGCCACCTCACCGTCCTGGCCGCCGAACGCGCCCGGCACGCGGGCACCGTCGAGGACGTATAA
- a CDS encoding GNAT family N-acetyltransferase, translating to MGFQLEGPVLEGTLVRLEPLGHGHTADLAEAAEERRDSYAFTWVPRAGEVGDYVDAQLARAATGRLVPYAQVSLASGRAVGATSYWEPRCWRSDDKLDAVEVGFTWLAASAQGTGLNAESKLLLFRHAFEEWGVARVDLKTDARNARSRAAIASTGARLEGVLRNWSRSWAPGEEGLLRDSAVFSVTAAEWPECRDRLSARVARASSRAADATVRRS from the coding sequence TTGGGTTTCCAGTTGGAGGGGCCGGTCCTCGAAGGCACGCTGGTACGGCTGGAGCCGCTCGGCCACGGGCACACGGCCGACCTCGCCGAGGCGGCGGAGGAACGCCGGGACTCGTACGCGTTCACCTGGGTGCCCCGGGCCGGCGAGGTCGGGGACTACGTCGACGCGCAGCTCGCCCGCGCCGCGACGGGCAGGCTGGTGCCCTACGCGCAGGTCTCCCTCGCCTCCGGACGGGCGGTCGGTGCCACCTCGTACTGGGAACCGCGGTGCTGGCGGTCGGACGACAAGCTCGACGCCGTCGAGGTCGGGTTCACCTGGCTGGCCGCCTCGGCCCAGGGCACCGGCCTGAACGCCGAGTCCAAGCTCCTCCTCTTCCGGCACGCCTTCGAGGAGTGGGGCGTGGCACGCGTGGACCTGAAGACCGACGCCCGCAACGCCCGCTCCCGCGCCGCGATCGCGAGCACCGGCGCCCGCCTGGAGGGCGTCCTGCGCAACTGGTCCCGTTCCTGGGCGCCCGGCGAGGAAGGCCTGCTGCGCGACTCCGCGGTCTTCTCGGTGACGGCGGCGGAGTGGCCCGAGTGCCGGGACCGGCTGTCCGCGAGGGTGGCCCGGGCATCGTCCCGGGCGGCCGACGCGACGGTCCGTCGGTCCTAG
- a CDS encoding sugar phosphate isomerase/epimerase family protein, which produces MTALARFSVNQMTVKQLSMPELVTACRETGVPGVGLWRELVRSYGLDATAKLVHDAGLAVTTLCRGGFLTAIDPGERRRALDDNRAAVDEAAVLGTDTLVLVSGGLPPGSKDLRGARERIADALGELGPYAASRGVRLAIEPLHPMYAADRCVVSTLAQALDLAERFPAEQVGVTVDTYHLWWDDTAPAQIARAGAGGRIHSFQLADWTTPLPEGVLNGRGQLGDGSVDFRVWRGLVEAAGYTGPIEVELFNEELWARDGREVLAETAARFVEHVVR; this is translated from the coding sequence ATGACCGCCCTCGCCCGCTTCTCCGTCAACCAGATGACGGTCAAACAGCTCTCGATGCCCGAACTGGTCACGGCCTGCCGGGAGACGGGCGTCCCGGGCGTCGGCCTGTGGCGCGAACTCGTGCGGTCGTACGGCCTCGACGCCACCGCGAAGCTCGTCCACGACGCCGGTCTTGCCGTCACCACCCTGTGCCGGGGCGGCTTCCTCACGGCGATCGACCCGGGGGAGCGGCGGCGCGCGCTGGACGACAACCGGGCCGCCGTCGACGAGGCCGCGGTCCTCGGCACCGACACCCTCGTCCTGGTCTCCGGCGGCCTGCCGCCCGGCTCCAAGGACCTGCGCGGCGCCCGCGAGCGCATCGCCGACGCGCTCGGCGAACTGGGCCCGTACGCCGCCTCCCGCGGCGTGCGCCTGGCCATCGAACCGCTGCACCCGATGTACGCGGCCGACCGCTGTGTGGTGTCCACGCTGGCCCAGGCCCTGGACCTCGCGGAACGCTTCCCCGCCGAGCAGGTGGGCGTCACCGTCGACACGTACCACCTCTGGTGGGACGACACGGCGCCCGCCCAGATCGCCCGCGCGGGGGCGGGGGGCCGCATCCACAGCTTCCAGCTCGCCGACTGGACCACCCCGCTTCCCGAGGGTGTCCTCAACGGCCGCGGCCAGCTCGGCGACGGCTCGGTCGACTTCCGCGTGTGGCGCGGCCTGGTCGAGGCGGCGGGCTACACCGGACCCATCGAGGTCGAACTCTTCAACGAGGAGCTGTGGGCCAGGGACGGGCGCGAGGTGCTGGCGGAGACGGCGGCACGGTTCGTGGAGCACGTGGTCCGATGA
- a CDS encoding dihydrodipicolinate synthase family protein produces the protein MTIRLPGVGGRLRTYEPRRDPLAVLPDGAPLASRTVFSAAHVVADPYADVSPDAPAAVDWDATLAFRRHLWSHGLGVAEAMDTAQRGMGLDWAGAAELIRRSSAEARAVGGRIACGAGTDQLTGPATLHEVRAAYEEQLALVEESGAQAILMASRALAATAAGPEDYLDVYGRLLRQAADPVILHWLGPMFDPALEGYWGSGDLDAATEVFLEVIAAHPDKVDGVKVSLLDARREVELRRRLPDGVRCYTGDDFNYPELIAGDERGFSHALLGVFDPLGPLAARAVRVLDTGDVKGFRELLDPTVELSRHLFQPPTRFYKTGVVLLAWLAGHQDHFAMVGGLQSARSLPHLARAYELADGLGLFPDPGRAETRMKTLLALYGVTP, from the coding sequence GTGACCATCCGACTCCCGGGCGTCGGCGGCCGGTTGCGGACCTACGAGCCGCGCAGGGACCCCCTCGCCGTCCTTCCCGACGGCGCGCCCCTCGCCTCCCGTACGGTCTTCTCGGCCGCGCACGTCGTCGCCGACCCGTACGCGGACGTCTCGCCCGACGCGCCCGCCGCCGTCGACTGGGACGCCACGCTCGCCTTCCGGCGTCATCTGTGGTCGCACGGCCTCGGTGTCGCCGAGGCGATGGACACCGCCCAGCGGGGGATGGGCCTGGACTGGGCCGGGGCGGCCGAACTGATCCGGCGCTCCTCGGCCGAGGCCAGGGCCGTCGGCGGCAGGATCGCCTGCGGCGCCGGCACGGACCAGCTCACGGGCCCGGCCACGCTCCACGAGGTGCGGGCCGCGTACGAGGAACAGCTCGCCCTCGTCGAGGAGTCGGGCGCGCAGGCGATCCTGATGGCCTCCCGGGCGCTCGCCGCGACCGCCGCCGGACCCGAGGACTACCTCGACGTCTACGGCCGGCTCCTGCGCCAGGCCGCCGACCCGGTGATCCTGCACTGGCTGGGCCCGATGTTCGACCCGGCCCTGGAGGGCTACTGGGGCTCAGGCGACCTGGACGCGGCGACGGAGGTGTTCCTGGAGGTGATCGCCGCACACCCGGACAAAGTGGACGGCGTCAAGGTCTCCCTGCTGGACGCCCGCCGGGAGGTCGAACTGCGCCGCCGCCTCCCGGACGGCGTCCGCTGCTACACGGGCGACGACTTCAACTACCCCGAACTGATCGCGGGCGACGAGCGCGGCTTCAGTCACGCGTTGCTCGGCGTCTTCGACCCGCTCGGCCCCCTCGCCGCGCGGGCCGTACGGGTCCTGGACACCGGTGACGTCAAAGGCTTCCGCGAACTCCTCGACCCCACCGTCGAGTTGTCCCGTCACCTCTTCCAGCCCCCGACCCGTTTCTACAAGACCGGTGTCGTCCTGCTGGCCTGGCTCGCGGGTCACCAGGACCACTTCGCCATGGTGGGCGGCCTCCAGTCGGCGCGCTCCCTGCCGCACCTCGCCCGCGCCTACGAACTGGCCGACGGGCTCGGCCTGTTCCCGGACCCGGGGCGTGCCGAGACCCGGATGAAGACCCTGCTCGCCCTGTACGGAGTGACCCCATGA
- a CDS encoding LacI family DNA-binding transcriptional regulator, whose protein sequence is MTVTLADVAARAQVSPATVSRVLNGNYPVASSTRERVLRAVDELDYVLNGPASSLAAATSDLVGILVNDIADPFFGIMAAAIQSEIGGPGGRAGGERLGVVCNTGGSPERELTYLTLLQRQRAAAVVLTGGAIEDTAHAGAVAAKLRKLTEAGTRVVLCGRPPAPEAPGAIALTFDNRGGGRQLTEHLIGLGHRRLGYIAGPEERTTTRHRLEGHRAALDAHGIEDDPRRTVHGRYDRRSGYEATLELLRRDPSLTAVVAANDTVALGACAALRDSGLGIPGDVSVAGFDDLPFSIDAVPALTTVRLPLSEAGARAGRIAMGREEPPPGGIATVRGELMVRGSTGVPRD, encoded by the coding sequence ATGACGGTGACCCTGGCGGACGTGGCGGCCCGCGCGCAGGTCTCTCCCGCGACGGTGTCGCGCGTGCTGAACGGGAACTACCCCGTGGCCTCCTCCACGCGTGAGCGGGTGCTGCGGGCGGTGGACGAGCTGGACTACGTGCTGAACGGGCCGGCGAGCTCGCTGGCCGCGGCGACCTCCGACCTCGTCGGCATCCTGGTCAACGACATCGCCGACCCCTTCTTCGGGATCATGGCGGCGGCCATCCAGTCGGAGATCGGCGGGCCCGGGGGGCGCGCGGGCGGGGAACGGCTCGGGGTCGTCTGCAACACCGGCGGCTCCCCGGAGCGCGAGCTCACCTACCTCACCCTCCTTCAGCGCCAGCGCGCTGCCGCGGTCGTGCTCACCGGCGGCGCCATAGAGGACACCGCGCACGCGGGCGCGGTCGCGGCCAAGCTGCGCAAGCTGACGGAAGCGGGCACCCGGGTCGTGCTGTGCGGGCGGCCGCCCGCGCCGGAGGCACCCGGGGCGATCGCGCTCACCTTCGACAACCGCGGTGGCGGCAGACAGCTCACCGAGCACCTGATCGGCCTCGGGCACCGGCGGCTCGGATACATCGCGGGACCCGAGGAACGCACGACGACCCGCCACCGGCTGGAGGGTCACCGTGCCGCGCTCGACGCCCACGGCATCGAGGACGACCCCCGGCGCACCGTGCACGGCCGCTACGACCGCCGGTCCGGTTACGAGGCGACGCTGGAACTCCTGCGCCGTGACCCGTCGTTGACGGCGGTCGTCGCCGCGAACGACACCGTGGCGCTGGGCGCCTGCGCGGCGCTGCGCGACTCCGGTCTCGGCATCCCCGGCGACGTGTCCGTCGCGGGCTTCGACGATCTGCCGTTCAGCATCGACGCCGTACCCGCCCTCACGACCGTACGGCTGCCGCTCTCCGAGGCGGGGGCCCGTGCCGGGCGGATCGCCATGGGACGCGAGGAGCCGCCGCCGGGCGGGATCGCGACGGTGCGCGGCGAGCTGATGGTGCGGGGATCCACCGGGGTTCCCCGGGACTGA
- a CDS encoding bifunctional helix-turn-helix transcriptional regulator/GNAT family N-acetyltransferase: MTVQDIRSFNRFYTNVIGALDYGRHLYAPYTLTESRVLYELAHTPQADAADLRTRLFLDSGYLSRILNKFEQDGLVERAASEKDPRRRRVTLTVRGRDAAALLDERARQSVGTLLATVPPADRPRLAEAMRTVRTLLGDGRAAPGPEDVLLREPGPGDLGWIVQRNAALYAAEYGWNADYEGLVARIVADFAEDHAPHLERVWIAELDGRPVGCVMCVRDDAPGTARLRLLLVEPETRGLGVGDRLVGAVTDFARGVGYHELVLWTNDVLAAARRIYQRHGFVLVAEKPHRSFGADLTGQDWRLDLRAGQE, from the coding sequence ATGACCGTCCAGGACATCCGCTCCTTCAACCGCTTCTACACGAACGTCATCGGCGCGCTCGACTACGGCCGCCATCTCTACGCGCCGTACACGCTGACCGAGTCCCGCGTCCTCTACGAACTGGCGCACACGCCCCAGGCGGACGCCGCCGACCTCCGGACCCGGCTCTTCTTGGACTCGGGCTATCTGAGCCGGATCCTGAACAAGTTCGAGCAGGACGGGCTGGTCGAGCGGGCCGCGTCCGAGAAGGACCCGCGGCGCCGCCGGGTCACGCTCACCGTGCGCGGCCGGGACGCCGCCGCGCTGCTGGACGAGCGGGCACGCCAGAGCGTGGGCACGCTGCTGGCGACCGTGCCGCCGGCCGACCGGCCGCGGCTCGCGGAGGCGATGCGCACGGTACGGACCCTCCTGGGGGACGGGCGGGCCGCGCCGGGCCCCGAGGACGTCCTCCTGCGCGAGCCGGGACCCGGCGACCTCGGCTGGATCGTGCAGCGCAACGCGGCGCTGTACGCGGCCGAGTACGGCTGGAACGCCGACTACGAGGGCCTGGTCGCGAGGATCGTCGCCGACTTCGCCGAGGACCACGCCCCCCACCTGGAGCGGGTGTGGATCGCCGAGCTCGACGGGCGGCCCGTCGGGTGCGTGATGTGCGTACGGGACGACGCTCCCGGCACCGCCCGCCTCCGGCTGCTGCTGGTCGAGCCGGAGACACGGGGGCTCGGCGTCGGCGACCGTCTCGTCGGGGCCGTCACCGACTTCGCGCGCGGGGTCGGCTATCACGAGCTCGTCCTGTGGACCAACGACGTCCTGGCCGCCGCCCGGCGGATCTACCAGCGCCACGGCTTCGTCCTGGTCGCCGAGAAGCCGCACCGGTCCTTCGGCGCGGACCTGACGGGCCAGGACTGGCGGCTGGACCTGCGCGCCGGCCAGGAGTGA
- a CDS encoding esterase/lipase family protein: MSESTEPEIGPFTIGDPLASPGNPIEVPDFDDEWTVPKGFTWVFRGDGNSEITRPVIIADGFNPGESDLKKLYQFLEGEEYGFIGELRRRGMDVILLGFKNRTASVLDNAEAVQATVRETIAHRVGDHRLVVGGFSMGGLITRYALARMESHAEDHQTGVYFSYDTPHRGASIPIGVQAFSYLLPRGLDLKPHPFTQQMDSPAARQMLWQHYDNKTGKTGVAPEREALLHELDRVGQWPRIPLKVAVANGRGDGVGLPEIEPGEVALRLDVRYPGTTFYTQAQGDDVTVAYLKRTFPATEKTITTDGFPELDGAPGGTLATYGILAQSIEAAGGEADLRHAEVCFVPSVSAVDILDFENQADLYAEVDGLDPDKSGLDAFLCSPTTTAHTLPTEELCTWLMGQFER, encoded by the coding sequence ATGTCCGAGAGCACCGAGCCCGAGATCGGCCCGTTCACGATCGGTGATCCGCTCGCCTCACCCGGCAACCCGATCGAGGTACCGGACTTCGACGACGAGTGGACCGTCCCCAAGGGCTTCACCTGGGTCTTCCGCGGCGACGGCAACAGCGAGATCACCCGCCCGGTGATCATCGCCGACGGCTTCAACCCCGGCGAGAGCGACCTCAAGAAGCTCTACCAGTTCCTGGAGGGCGAGGAGTACGGCTTCATCGGCGAGCTCCGCCGTCGCGGCATGGACGTGATCCTGCTGGGCTTCAAGAACCGCACGGCGTCCGTCCTGGACAACGCCGAGGCCGTCCAGGCGACCGTCCGGGAGACCATCGCCCACCGTGTCGGCGACCACCGGCTGGTCGTGGGCGGCTTCAGCATGGGCGGGCTGATCACCCGCTACGCCCTGGCCAGGATGGAGAGCCACGCCGAGGACCACCAGACGGGGGTGTACTTCTCCTACGACACCCCGCACCGCGGCGCCTCGATCCCCATCGGGGTCCAGGCGTTCTCCTACCTGCTCCCCCGGGGCCTCGACCTCAAGCCCCACCCCTTCACCCAGCAGATGGACAGCCCGGCCGCGCGGCAGATGCTGTGGCAGCACTACGACAACAAGACCGGGAAGACCGGCGTCGCCCCGGAGCGCGAGGCGCTGCTGCACGAACTCGACCGGGTCGGCCAGTGGCCGCGGATCCCGCTCAAGGTGGCCGTCGCCAACGGCCGCGGCGACGGCGTCGGGCTGCCCGAGATCGAGCCCGGTGAGGTCGCGCTGCGGCTCGACGTCCGCTACCCCGGCACCACGTTCTACACCCAGGCCCAGGGTGACGACGTGACGGTCGCCTATCTGAAGCGGACGTTCCCGGCGACCGAGAAGACCATCACGACCGACGGCTTCCCCGAGCTGGACGGCGCACCGGGCGGCACGCTCGCGACGTACGGGATCCTCGCCCAGTCGATCGAGGCGGCGGGCGGGGAGGCCGACCTGCGGCACGCCGAGGTGTGCTTCGTCCCCTCGGTGAGCGCGGTCGACATCCTGGACTTCGAGAACCAGGCCGACCTGTATGCCGAGGTCGACGGCCTGGACCCGGACAAGAGCGGCCTGGACGCGTTCCTCTGTTCCCCCACGACGACGGCGCACACCCTCCCGACCGAGGAGCTGTGCACCTGGCTGATGGGGCAGTTCGAGAGGTGA
- the aroA gene encoding 3-phosphoshikimate 1-carboxyvinyltransferase, with the protein MAVVDIPGSKSITARALFLAAAADGVTRLVRPLRSDDTEGFAEGLTRLGYRVGRTPDSWHVDGRPGGPAVARADVYCRDGATTARFLPALVAAGHGTYRFDASAQMRRRPLGPLSKALRDLGVDLRHEEAEGHHPLSIVASGVEGGTVTLDAGQSSQYLTALLLLGPLTRTGLRIEVTDLVSAPYVGITLAMMRAFGADVRAEGDVFEVAPGGYRATTYPVEPDASTASYFFAAAALTGREVTVHGLGAGALQGDLGFVDVLRRMGAHVETGPDRTTVRGTGELRGLTVNMRDISDTMPTLAAIAPFATAPVRIEDVANTRVKECDRLEACAENLRGLGIRVETGPDWIEIHPGVPVATGIRTYGDHRIAMAFAVTSLRAPGMVFDDPGCVRKTFPAFHEVFGAWAAAGDED; encoded by the coding sequence ATGGCCGTCGTCGACATTCCCGGTTCCAAGTCCATCACCGCCCGCGCGCTCTTCCTGGCCGCGGCGGCCGACGGGGTCACCCGCCTCGTCCGCCCGCTCCGCTCGGACGACACCGAGGGTTTCGCGGAGGGCCTGACCCGGCTCGGCTACCGCGTCGGCCGGACCCCGGACAGCTGGCACGTCGACGGCCGCCCGGGGGGTCCGGCGGTGGCCCGGGCGGACGTGTACTGCCGGGACGGCGCGACCACGGCCCGCTTCCTGCCGGCGCTCGTCGCCGCCGGCCACGGCACCTACCGCTTCGACGCCTCCGCCCAGATGCGCCGACGCCCGCTGGGCCCCCTGTCGAAGGCGCTGCGCGACCTGGGCGTGGACCTGCGGCACGAGGAGGCGGAGGGCCATCACCCGCTGAGCATCGTGGCGTCCGGGGTGGAGGGCGGCACGGTCACCCTCGACGCCGGTCAGTCGTCCCAGTACCTCACCGCCCTGCTCCTGCTCGGCCCGCTGACCCGCACGGGCCTGCGCATCGAGGTCACCGACCTGGTCTCCGCCCCGTACGTCGGCATCACCCTCGCGATGATGCGCGCGTTCGGCGCGGACGTACGGGCGGAGGGCGACGTCTTCGAGGTGGCGCCCGGCGGTTACCGGGCCACCACCTACCCCGTCGAGCCCGACGCCTCCACCGCGAGCTACTTCTTCGCGGCCGCCGCCCTGACCGGCCGTGAGGTCACCGTGCACGGCCTCGGAGCGGGGGCGCTCCAGGGCGACCTCGGCTTCGTGGACGTCCTGCGCCGGATGGGCGCGCACGTGGAGACCGGGCCCGACCGCACGACAGTGCGCGGTACCGGCGAACTGCGCGGACTCACCGTCAACATGCGGGACATCTCCGACACCATGCCGACGCTCGCCGCGATCGCGCCCTTCGCCACCGCTCCCGTCCGCATCGAGGACGTCGCCAACACCCGGGTCAAGGAGTGCGACCGCCTGGAGGCCTGCGCGGAGAACCTCCGGGGGCTCGGCATCCGGGTGGAGACCGGCCCCGACTGGATCGAGATCCACCCGGGCGTCCCCGTCGCCACCGGGATCAGGACGTACGGCGACCACCGCATCGCCATGGCCTTCGCTGTGACCTCGCTGCGTGCCCCGGGCATGGTCTTCGACGACCCCGGATGCGTCCGCAAGACGTTCCCCGCCTTCCACGAGGTGTTCGGGGCCTGGGCGGCCGCCGGGGACGAGGACTGA
- a CDS encoding Gfo/Idh/MocA family protein: protein MTRKTVRIAMNGVTGRMGYRQHLVRSILALRDQGGLDLGDGTVLWPEPVLVGRRERALKALAERHGLDHWSTDLDAVLADPSVDLYFDAQVTSAREEALRKAVAAGKHIYTEKPTATGFDGALELARLAHAAGVKHGVVQDKLFLPGLLKLKRLVDGGFFGRILSVRGEFGYWVFEGDWQSAQRPSWNYRAEDGGGIVVDMFPHWEYVLHELFGRVTSVQALTATHVPQRWDERGKPYDATADDAAYGIFELEGGAVAQINSSWTVRVNRDELVEFQVDGTEGSAVAGLRNCRVQHRGSTPKPVWNPDIPATYSFRDQWQEVPDNAEFDNGFKAQWELFLRHVYADAPYRWDLLAGARGVQLAELGLKSSAEGRRLDVPEISL, encoded by the coding sequence GTGACACGCAAGACGGTGCGGATCGCCATGAACGGCGTGACGGGACGCATGGGCTACCGCCAGCACCTTGTCCGCTCGATTCTCGCCCTGCGTGACCAGGGCGGCCTCGACCTCGGCGACGGCACCGTGCTGTGGCCCGAGCCCGTCCTCGTCGGCCGTCGCGAGCGCGCCCTGAAGGCGCTCGCCGAGCGGCACGGCCTCGATCACTGGTCGACCGACCTGGACGCGGTGCTCGCCGATCCGTCCGTCGACCTCTACTTCGACGCCCAGGTGACGTCCGCCCGCGAGGAGGCCCTCAGGAAGGCCGTCGCCGCCGGCAAGCACATCTACACGGAGAAGCCGACCGCCACCGGGTTCGACGGAGCCCTCGAACTGGCCCGCCTCGCGCACGCCGCGGGCGTCAAGCACGGCGTCGTCCAGGACAAGCTCTTCCTCCCCGGCCTGCTCAAACTGAAGCGGCTCGTCGACGGCGGCTTCTTCGGGCGGATCCTGTCCGTCCGCGGGGAGTTCGGCTACTGGGTCTTCGAGGGCGACTGGCAGAGCGCCCAGCGGCCCTCCTGGAACTACCGCGCCGAGGACGGCGGCGGCATCGTCGTCGACATGTTCCCGCACTGGGAGTACGTCCTGCACGAGCTGTTCGGCCGCGTCACCTCGGTGCAGGCGCTGACCGCCACCCACGTCCCGCAGCGCTGGGACGAGCGGGGCAAGCCCTACGACGCCACGGCCGACGACGCCGCCTACGGCATCTTCGAGCTGGAGGGCGGCGCGGTCGCCCAGATCAACTCCTCCTGGACCGTGCGCGTCAACCGCGACGAGCTCGTCGAGTTCCAGGTCGACGGCACGGAGGGGTCCGCCGTCGCGGGACTGCGCAACTGCCGCGTCCAGCACCGCGGTTCCACCCCCAAACCGGTCTGGAACCCGGACATCCCGGCCACGTACTCCTTCCGTGACCAGTGGCAGGAGGTCCCCGACAACGCCGAGTTCGACAACGGCTTCAAGGCCCAGTGGGAGCTGTTCCTGCGGCACGTCTACGCCGACGCCCCCTACCGCTGGGACCTCCTCGCCGGCGCCCGCGGCGTGCAACTCGCCGAGCTGGGCCTGAAGTCCTCGGCCGAGGGCCGCCGCCTCGACGTGCCGGAGATCTCACTGTGA
- a CDS encoding MHYT domain-containing protein gives MQGTVDGFEFGAVTPAASYIVACVASALGLRCVVRSLNNRQSWKPGWLALGAGTIGCGIWTMHFVAMVGFRIQGIPIDYDTRLTSLSLVVAIAVVGIGVFAVGYSGATPVTLTAAGILTGLAVVATHYTGMAALELNGSLEYDSLTVSASVLLAVTAATAALWTAASYRGFPAALGATLLMGVALTGTHYTGMAALGVHLRGATDASYMTGAYGTSSSASILLPMLIGPVVFLIVAGVVVMFDPQLVLGDGEWSRVTPRRRRAAAAVPEPPAQLPGTGSLFDPRDQHPGRHASPRGR, from the coding sequence ATGCAAGGCACCGTGGACGGCTTCGAGTTCGGGGCGGTGACTCCGGCGGCCTCCTACATCGTCGCCTGTGTGGCCAGCGCCCTGGGGCTGCGCTGCGTCGTCCGTTCACTGAACAACCGGCAGTCGTGGAAGCCCGGTTGGCTGGCCCTCGGGGCGGGGACCATCGGCTGCGGCATCTGGACCATGCACTTCGTCGCGATGGTCGGCTTCAGGATCCAGGGGATCCCGATCGACTACGACACCCGGCTGACATCGCTGAGTCTCGTGGTGGCGATCGCGGTGGTCGGCATCGGCGTCTTCGCCGTGGGATACAGCGGGGCCACCCCCGTCACCCTGACCGCGGCCGGGATCCTCACCGGGCTCGCCGTGGTGGCCACGCACTACACCGGCATGGCCGCGCTCGAACTGAACGGGTCCCTGGAGTACGACTCGCTCACGGTGTCGGCCTCCGTGCTGCTCGCGGTCACCGCCGCGACCGCCGCGCTGTGGACCGCCGCCTCCTACCGGGGTTTCCCGGCCGCCCTCGGCGCCACCCTCCTCATGGGCGTCGCGCTGACCGGCACGCACTACACCGGCATGGCCGCCCTCGGAGTGCATCTGCGCGGCGCCACGGACGCGTCGTACATGACCGGGGCGTACGGCACCAGCTCGTCGGCCTCGATCCTGCTCCCCATGCTCATCGGACCGGTCGTCTTCCTGATCGTGGCCGGAGTCGTGGTGATGTTCGACCCCCAGCTCGTCCTCGGCGACGGGGAGTGGAGCCGGGTCACCCCGCGCCGGCGCCGGGCCGCGGCGGCCGTGCCCGAGCCCCCCGCGCAGCTCCCGGGGACCGGCTCCCTCTTCGATCCCCGCGACCAGCACCCGGGCCGGCACGCCAGCCCGCGCGGGCGGTGA